A region from the uncultured Bacteroides sp. genome encodes:
- a CDS encoding transcriptional regulator gives MRLSLFYFFYCILSLLSLPAMASWQRSVTNYTRHDYKAGNQNWMIAQHDNGWMYFANNKGLLEFDGDEWDTYSINNAKTRAVKAGNDGKIYVGGMGQFGYFVPNRLGGLDYVCLSDSISKQTDIGVIWNIHIAGGRVYFQSDRSIFYLENNKIKVIKYAYEIKYSAIIGNRFYIASKEGLLVLNGNDFSVLAGTEDIASFKVVGLLPLNNKILVVTGRNGLFLYDGVSMAKYASAADPFMQANQLFCAAIKDSFLALGSVQDGVLLLNHEKNRAEKISISNGLQNKTVLGLFFDRENNLWLGLDNGIDCIHLDSPLFSLYGNKSLIGSGYASYYYNGKFYLGTNQGLYVTEYPRQLNENVDMQFVHSTEGQVWALMEYDQKLFCSSDNGIFIIDANSVSHLDGLRGVWTMKSVKNRPDLLIAGTYNGLYLLKKDEGKWTLSRRVEGFKYSCKMLFAEDLSNVFWVANKERGIFRVTLSADLTHVIKVKNYNSTTLPIGNNTYISKVNNEIVISSREGLFRYNQIRDCLERFSWLEQTLGDNNISCSFLEQDQYRDIWYVTDGTLKLLRYNKALKSYIKNENESYLKGSLIEDFEHIRIYDDNLAVIGTEEGFSLLKFRRNIQKKYPLNLQIRKVYLTGGKDSLIYGRSFIYNTAPLVISYSNNSLRIVYSVNNYDKSLVTFYSCKLSGDREEEWSAYSENNTKEYTDLKEGHYTFSVKIITDKNKKPIVTSFNFEILPPWYRTWWVYSLYALVGTLLLCYIYYKIVESRKKLVLQKEQEIIKQKVKFKKESELKDKTIDSLKEENLQAELSHKSEELIRTTLNIVRKNEILQNIRKEALGISHSINEENLVSIRRKTLRLINQIDTNMEHDDDLQAFQTTFDSVHYDFFKCLEEQFPELNNKEKMLCAYIKMNLMSKEIAPLLNISVRGVEISRYRLRKKLNLGEKDNLAEFLQRLSK, from the coding sequence ATGAGACTGAGCCTGTTTTACTTCTTTTATTGTATTCTATCTCTACTATCATTGCCGGCTATGGCCAGCTGGCAACGCTCTGTTACAAACTATACCCGGCATGATTACAAGGCGGGCAATCAAAACTGGATGATTGCCCAGCATGATAACGGATGGATGTATTTTGCCAACAACAAAGGTTTGCTTGAGTTTGATGGAGATGAATGGGATACTTATTCTATTAATAATGCTAAGACACGTGCTGTTAAGGCTGGCAATGATGGAAAAATATATGTTGGTGGAATGGGGCAATTCGGCTATTTTGTACCCAATAGACTGGGCGGATTGGATTATGTCTGTCTTTCGGACAGTATAAGTAAGCAAACTGATATTGGAGTTATATGGAATATTCACATTGCGGGAGGGCGGGTGTATTTTCAATCGGACAGGTCTATTTTTTATCTGGAGAATAATAAGATCAAGGTTATAAAATATGCGTATGAAATAAAGTATTCGGCTATTATTGGTAATCGCTTTTACATTGCTTCTAAAGAGGGATTGCTTGTGCTTAACGGGAATGATTTTTCTGTTTTGGCAGGTACGGAAGATATAGCTTCGTTTAAAGTTGTTGGATTATTGCCATTAAATAATAAGATATTAGTGGTTACTGGTCGTAATGGCCTATTTTTGTACGATGGGGTTTCAATGGCTAAGTATGCTAGTGCCGCTGATCCTTTCATGCAGGCTAATCAGCTATTTTGTGCTGCAATAAAAGATTCTTTTTTAGCTTTAGGGTCGGTGCAAGATGGTGTGCTGCTTTTGAATCATGAAAAGAATCGGGCAGAAAAGATTTCTATATCAAACGGACTGCAAAATAAAACAGTACTGGGACTGTTCTTTGACCGGGAAAATAACCTTTGGCTTGGGCTTGATAATGGCATTGATTGTATTCATCTGGATTCTCCACTCTTTTCTTTATACGGCAACAAATCTTTGATAGGGTCCGGATATGCTTCGTATTATTATAACGGAAAGTTTTATTTAGGGACTAATCAAGGATTGTATGTTACGGAATATCCTCGGCAGTTAAATGAAAATGTTGATATGCAATTTGTACATAGTACTGAAGGGCAAGTCTGGGCATTAATGGAATATGATCAAAAACTGTTTTGTTCTTCCGATAACGGGATATTTATTATAGATGCTAATAGCGTATCTCATCTGGATGGCTTGAGAGGGGTGTGGACGATGAAAAGTGTTAAGAATCGGCCTGATTTGCTTATTGCAGGAACATATAACGGGTTGTACCTACTTAAGAAGGATGAAGGTAAATGGACTTTATCTCGTCGTGTTGAGGGGTTTAAGTATTCATGTAAAATGCTATTTGCTGAAGATCTTTCTAATGTTTTCTGGGTAGCCAATAAGGAACGGGGTATTTTCCGTGTTACTTTATCTGCTGACCTGACTCATGTTATAAAGGTTAAGAATTACAATAGCACTACTTTACCGATAGGTAACAATACCTATATATCGAAAGTGAATAATGAGATTGTGATCTCTTCAAGAGAAGGACTGTTTCGGTATAATCAGATAAGAGATTGTTTGGAACGTTTTTCATGGTTAGAGCAAACGTTGGGAGATAATAATATCTCATGCTCGTTTCTTGAGCAGGACCAATATCGTGATATATGGTATGTGACGGATGGCACTTTAAAGTTACTTCGTTATAACAAAGCGTTGAAGAGTTACATTAAAAACGAGAATGAATCTTATCTGAAGGGATCTTTAATTGAGGATTTTGAGCATATTAGAATATATGATGATAATCTTGCTGTTATTGGTACCGAAGAGGGCTTTTCGTTGCTTAAATTTAGACGAAACATACAAAAAAAATATCCGTTGAATCTTCAGATCAGGAAAGTATACTTAACGGGTGGGAAAGATTCTCTTATTTACGGGAGAAGCTTTATATACAATACTGCACCACTGGTGATTTCGTATTCCAATAATTCTCTAAGAATTGTTTACAGTGTGAATAACTATGATAAATCTCTTGTTACCTTTTACTCGTGTAAACTAAGTGGCGATAGGGAAGAGGAATGGAGTGCTTATAGTGAAAATAACACAAAAGAGTACACTGATTTGAAGGAGGGACATTATACGTTTAGTGTTAAGATTATTACAGATAAGAACAAAAAACCAATTGTCACTTCATTTAACTTTGAGATTCTGCCCCCTTGGTATCGCACTTGGTGGGTTTATTCGCTATATGCTCTGGTAGGTACTTTATTGCTATGTTATATCTATTATAAGATAGTAGAAAGTCGCAAGAAGTTAGTACTGCAAAAGGAACAGGAGATAATTAAACAGAAAGTGAAGTTCAAGAAAGAGAGTGAACTCAAGGACAAGACAATTGATTCTCTGAAGGAAGAAAACCTGCAAGCTGAGTTAAGTCATAAATCTGAAGAACTGATTCGTACTACGCTTAACATTGTGCGTAAAAATGAGATTCTCCAGAATATAAGGAAAGAGGCTTTGGGTATATCTCATTCTATTAATGAAGAAAACCTAGTGAGTATTCGTAGGAAAACATTGAGATTGATCAACCAGATTGATACAAATATGGAGCATGATGATGATTTGCAGGCTTTTCAAACCACATTTGATTCTGTGCACTATGATTTCTTTAAATGTCTTGAAGAGCAATTTCCTGAGTTAAACAATAAAGAAAAGATGCTTTGTGCCTATATAAAAATGAATCTGATGTCTAAAGAGATAGCCCCATTACTTAATATTTCTGTTCGGGGAGTTGAAATCAGCCGTTATCGTCTGCGTAAGAAACTGAATCTTGGAGAGAAAGATAACTTGGCTGAGTTTTTGCAGCGGTTGTCTAAATAG
- a CDS encoding glycoside hydrolase family 30 beta sandwich domain-containing protein — protein MINNKRVTLSLLFYLLITFSACGKEENNSQIKKNPPPPDEPKIEKDITVYVTTATRSFDLTKQNLEFNTKQSMSPATITLNSSVTYQEMDGFGAAVTGSTCYNLMLMKPADRTKFLTETFSHTEGLGFSYIRISIGCSDFSLSEYTCCDQKGIENFALQSEEKNYIIPILKEILVINPTLKILGSPWTCPKWMKVNNLTEKKPYDSWTSGQLNPDYYQDYATYFVKWIQAFAAQGIEIAAITPQNEPLNRGNSASLFMGWKEERDFVKTALGPQLKDAGLTTKIYAFDHNYNYDNVADQKGYPLNIYEDDEAGQYITGAAYHNYGGNRSELNIVHNQRPDKELLFTETSIGTWNSGRDLNTRLLADMEDVALGTVNNWCKGVIVWNLMLDNDRGPNRQGGCQTCYGAVDIGYDYKTITRNSHYYIIGHLSAVVKPGALRIGTTGYTADGIIYAAFKNTDNTYAFVIMNKLSEDKSITINDGTHNFTYKLPAKSVVSYKWNK, from the coding sequence ATGATAAACAACAAAAGAGTCACACTCTCACTACTTTTTTATCTACTTATCACTTTTTCTGCCTGTGGAAAAGAAGAGAACAACAGTCAGATAAAAAAGAATCCTCCACCTCCCGATGAGCCCAAGATCGAAAAAGACATTACGGTTTATGTAACAACAGCTACCCGTTCATTCGATCTAACCAAACAAAACTTGGAATTCAATACCAAGCAAAGCATGTCTCCCGCTACAATAACACTTAATTCATCGGTCACTTATCAGGAAATGGATGGATTCGGTGCTGCCGTGACAGGCTCTACCTGCTATAATCTGATGTTGATGAAACCTGCCGACAGAACTAAATTCTTAACCGAAACATTTTCCCACACTGAAGGATTAGGCTTCAGTTATATACGCATATCCATCGGGTGTTCCGATTTCTCTCTGAGTGAATACACTTGCTGCGATCAAAAAGGAATTGAGAATTTCGCTTTGCAAAGTGAAGAGAAAAACTACATCATTCCTATATTAAAAGAGATATTGGTTATCAATCCTACGCTAAAGATACTGGGATCTCCATGGACATGTCCTAAGTGGATGAAAGTGAACAATCTCACCGAGAAGAAGCCCTATGATTCATGGACCAGTGGACAGCTCAATCCCGATTATTATCAGGATTATGCCACATACTTCGTAAAATGGATACAAGCTTTTGCGGCACAAGGCATAGAGATTGCAGCTATTACACCTCAAAACGAGCCGTTGAATCGTGGAAACTCAGCATCTCTTTTCATGGGATGGAAAGAAGAAAGAGATTTTGTTAAAACAGCATTGGGGCCTCAATTAAAGGATGCCGGACTGACTACTAAAATATATGCTTTTGATCATAACTACAATTACGATAATGTAGCCGATCAAAAAGGATATCCTCTGAATATATACGAAGATGATGAAGCAGGCCAATACATAACAGGAGCTGCATATCATAACTACGGAGGTAATAGAAGTGAGTTGAATATCGTACACAATCAACGTCCCGACAAAGAACTGCTCTTCACGGAAACATCAATTGGCACATGGAACAGCGGACGTGACCTTAACACAAGATTACTGGCTGATATGGAAGACGTTGCTCTAGGTACTGTAAATAATTGGTGCAAAGGTGTCATTGTATGGAATTTAATGCTAGACAATGACAGAGGTCCTAATCGTCAGGGAGGATGCCAGACGTGCTATGGAGCTGTAGATATAGGCTACGATTATAAAACCATAACCAGAAATTCTCACTATTACATTATTGGCCATCTTTCCGCTGTAGTTAAACCGGGAGCTTTACGTATCGGTACAACAGGCTACACCGCAGACGGAATTATTTATGCCGCATTTAAAAACACCGATAACACTTATGCCTTTGTAATTATGAATAAGCTTTCAGAGGATAAGTCCATTACAATCAATGACGGAACACACAATTTCACTTACAAACTACCCGCTAAATCCGTAGTTTCCTACAAGTGGAATAAATAA
- a CDS encoding DUF5125 domain-containing protein: MRKRLLLFLTAVSLISLSSCNDKNDEFDDKGSSSVTSLTAPETAYMGDSITFNFKVSSEGIRLNQSKAQLLFGETVVSERIILTPTAGEYSGKLLIPFMKNIPDGEVTVKLRVQNERFASSTAEENIQIVRPTFPKLVLRDAEGTPHDMYPVPDQPYTYAVTDVFPSELFATIEAPKYGENGNAIVFGSADGKIANGVTDKINFSADLDGSYQVTFNTLTYEGTPFIKFAMNNIEFEKVDDTHYKVETDLTQGQDINITGLKADYPNYWINPAIFDKIAGTNGKTLRFRGRDGKYRLTVDKNLKFFKVEAMNGSALADLTKGDDVIWCIGDGNIGQPSYSKNNINWSTGDKVLCLAPLGNGLHQLILKANETIKVGNINFKFYYQRGWGTEFTADKISLGDDTTWFRVNAADGNIRGGTTPLIAGKYYVITVDMSAGPTKAKMYVEEKDSFPEVDPTPVK, from the coding sequence ATGAGAAAAAGACTCTTATTATTTCTAACGGCAGTTAGCCTGATTAGCTTGTCATCATGCAATGACAAGAATGATGAGTTTGACGACAAAGGCAGTAGCTCTGTCACCTCATTGACAGCGCCCGAAACGGCTTACATGGGAGACAGTATCACCTTTAACTTCAAGGTTTCGAGTGAAGGGATACGCTTGAATCAATCGAAAGCACAACTTTTGTTTGGTGAAACCGTTGTTTCAGAGCGAATTATTCTAACTCCCACTGCAGGCGAATATTCAGGAAAGTTGCTAATCCCTTTCATGAAAAACATTCCTGACGGAGAAGTAACTGTCAAACTCCGCGTTCAAAACGAACGATTTGCCAGTAGTACAGCTGAAGAAAATATCCAGATTGTTCGACCTACATTCCCTAAATTGGTACTCAGGGATGCTGAGGGAACTCCACATGACATGTATCCGGTGCCCGATCAACCGTACACATATGCTGTTACCGATGTTTTCCCCAGTGAACTTTTTGCCACCATTGAAGCTCCTAAATACGGAGAGAATGGCAATGCGATCGTATTCGGTAGCGCTGACGGAAAAATCGCTAACGGCGTAACTGACAAAATCAATTTCTCCGCTGATCTTGATGGCAGCTATCAAGTAACCTTTAATACACTCACTTATGAAGGAACTCCTTTCATTAAGTTCGCCATGAACAATATTGAGTTTGAGAAGGTAGATGACACCCACTACAAAGTTGAAACAGACTTAACCCAAGGGCAAGACATCAACATCACCGGATTGAAAGCTGACTACCCCAACTATTGGATAAATCCGGCAATCTTCGATAAAATAGCAGGCACCAACGGCAAAACTCTACGCTTCAGGGGACGCGATGGTAAATACCGCTTGACGGTAGACAAAAATCTGAAATTTTTTAAAGTAGAAGCCATGAATGGGAGTGCCCTTGCCGACCTAACTAAAGGCGACGATGTGATCTGGTGTATTGGAGATGGTAATATAGGCCAACCTTCCTACAGCAAGAACAATATTAATTGGTCTACAGGAGATAAGGTTCTTTGCCTCGCTCCCCTTGGAAATGGACTCCACCAGCTCATTCTAAAGGCAAACGAGACTATCAAGGTAGGTAATATCAACTTTAAATTCTACTACCAAAGAGGCTGGGGAACTGAGTTTACCGCTGATAAAATTTCACTGGGAGACGATACCACGTGGTTTAGAGTCAACGCTGCCGACGGCAATATCCGTGGAGGTACAACACCTTTAATAGCAGGTAAATACTATGTCATTACGGTTGACATGTCCGCCGGCCCTACGAAAGCAAAAATGTACGTAGAAGAAAAGGATAGTTTCCCGGAAGTGGACCCCACTCCGGTAAAATAA
- a CDS encoding TonB-dependent receptor, with product MRNRTKIKFCTFLLASTMVWQTNTAMAGQKAEKAKGESIQAVAQKKNNQRTITGLITESNGDPIIGASILVVGTSNGTITDIDGRYSIKASDGNELEFRYIGFATTRRTVGKGVSTINLQMQASDVQLEDVVVVGYGQQKKESVVSSMSTIGPAELTVKSRSLNNSVAGKIPGLIAVQRSGEPGWDDAKFWIRGVSSYAGGTDPLVIVDGVPRKMSDIDTDEIESFSVLKDAAATAVYGAEGANGVVLITSKRGKSQKTVVNMSAEYGVATPMRLPNLMNSYDYLSLFNEASWNDNGNPSVGFTNPVSDEVLELYRSQSDPDLYPSTNWMDMLKKNTQNERYTINFRGGGEKVRFFVSGAYYTEDGIYKKNRGAVFDSNVKFDRYNLRSNVDFDLSKTTRMSVDMSGQYINRIAPSKTASDIFNGMTLTPVHLIPMIYSDGTPSEHPDSDTQGLRQNPYNFLYFSGYSKSWQATYQSKVTLEQDLDFITKGLSAKGTVSFDATSGQYINRTMSPNSYYATGRDANGALIYTQRNAGSALSNPSAASMGGEKKIYLEASLNYKRTFNKVHDVTGMILYNQKETQLQNASGLSLLPYRNQSVVGRATYGYDNRYMLEGSFGMTGSENFAPGHRWGIFPAIGGAWFVSHEKWFEPLQKTINKMKIRASFGLTGNDDIGSSSRFPYLGTLNQGAGGINLGISSADNGNNQNWMGNIAEAQAAALALKWEIEKKIDFGFDMGLLDGRIDLSVDYFSNRRSDILIQRQTIPSMSGLRQGPTQNFGIVTNKGVDGNITFKEHAGKLNMTLRGNFTYAKNKIIECDEILHPLAYQDYTGQRIGTPYVYVAERLYTPDDFNITTNQVTGAQSYTLKSDLPNPGAQVAPGDIKYADLNHDNQINADDQTYHNGFTSQDPKIVYGIALDLEYKGFFAGVFFQGAGGASVNLMAKASNFMPFNQGKDASSARTEAMSRWTASDPYNQNVLYPRMHSSLFSYNLYNSTWWYRDASFVRLKNIEFGYQFNKKQLSAVKLQNVRLYVQGTNLITWDSVKFWDPELGNANSGAQYPISRRWTMGLEVTF from the coding sequence ATGAGAAATAGAACAAAAATAAAATTCTGCACCTTTCTGTTAGCCTCAACGATGGTATGGCAAACCAATACGGCTATGGCAGGACAAAAAGCAGAAAAAGCAAAGGGTGAAAGTATTCAAGCCGTGGCGCAAAAAAAGAATAACCAACGTACGATCACCGGGCTTATAACAGAGTCTAACGGTGACCCCATTATTGGTGCAAGCATCTTGGTAGTAGGTACATCGAATGGCACAATAACCGACATCGACGGGCGTTACTCTATCAAAGCCTCTGACGGAAATGAATTGGAATTTCGTTATATCGGTTTTGCCACCACCCGTCGTACAGTTGGGAAAGGTGTGTCCACCATCAACTTGCAAATGCAAGCCTCAGATGTTCAATTAGAAGACGTGGTTGTCGTCGGCTATGGTCAGCAAAAAAAGGAGAGCGTAGTCTCTTCTATGTCTACCATCGGGCCAGCTGAACTAACTGTAAAATCGAGGAGTTTGAACAACAGTGTAGCCGGTAAAATTCCGGGACTGATAGCTGTACAACGTTCCGGTGAACCGGGATGGGACGACGCAAAGTTCTGGATCCGTGGAGTAAGTTCTTATGCCGGAGGTACAGATCCGCTCGTTATTGTAGATGGAGTGCCCCGTAAAATGAGTGACATAGACACGGACGAAATCGAATCATTCTCCGTATTGAAAGATGCGGCTGCAACAGCTGTTTATGGAGCTGAAGGCGCCAACGGTGTGGTTTTAATCACGTCCAAACGTGGTAAGTCACAAAAGACTGTCGTTAACATGTCCGCGGAGTATGGTGTTGCAACACCTATGCGTCTGCCCAACCTCATGAACTCCTACGACTATCTGAGCCTTTTCAACGAAGCCAGTTGGAATGACAACGGTAATCCCTCAGTCGGCTTCACTAACCCCGTATCCGATGAAGTATTGGAATTATATCGCAGCCAGTCTGATCCTGATCTTTACCCCAGTACAAACTGGATGGACATGTTAAAAAAGAACACCCAAAATGAGCGTTATACAATAAATTTCCGTGGCGGTGGGGAGAAAGTACGCTTTTTCGTTTCTGGCGCTTATTATACAGAAGATGGTATCTATAAGAAAAACAGAGGAGCTGTTTTCGACAGTAATGTCAAATTCGATCGTTACAACTTACGTTCCAATGTCGACTTTGATCTGAGTAAAACTACTCGCATGTCAGTAGACATGAGTGGACAATACATTAATCGCATAGCTCCGAGTAAAACAGCTTCAGATATCTTTAACGGCATGACCTTGACACCCGTCCATTTGATACCAATGATTTATTCGGACGGAACTCCTTCGGAACATCCGGATTCAGATACCCAAGGTCTCCGTCAGAATCCGTACAACTTTCTGTACTTCAGTGGATATAGCAAGTCTTGGCAGGCAACCTACCAATCAAAGGTCACATTGGAACAAGACCTCGATTTTATCACCAAAGGTCTCTCAGCCAAAGGAACTGTCAGTTTCGACGCCACCTCTGGGCAATATATAAACCGCACAATGTCTCCTAATTCTTATTATGCCACAGGACGAGACGCCAACGGAGCACTGATTTATACGCAACGAAATGCCGGGTCCGCATTGAGCAATCCTTCAGCAGCAAGCATGGGCGGAGAGAAAAAAATCTATCTGGAAGCCTCTCTGAATTACAAAAGGACTTTCAACAAAGTACACGACGTTACGGGCATGATTCTGTATAACCAAAAAGAAACGCAGTTACAAAATGCAAGCGGACTGAGCTTGCTCCCTTACAGAAATCAAAGTGTTGTTGGACGTGCTACTTATGGATATGACAACCGTTACATGCTAGAAGGAAGTTTCGGTATGACAGGTAGTGAAAACTTTGCACCGGGTCATCGTTGGGGTATCTTCCCCGCTATCGGAGGTGCATGGTTTGTTAGTCACGAAAAGTGGTTCGAACCACTCCAAAAGACCATTAACAAAATGAAAATCAGAGCATCTTTCGGTCTAACTGGTAACGATGACATCGGGTCATCTTCACGTTTCCCTTATCTTGGAACCTTGAACCAAGGAGCAGGCGGTATTAACCTAGGCATCAGTAGTGCAGACAATGGTAACAACCAAAACTGGATGGGCAACATAGCCGAAGCACAAGCAGCTGCTCTCGCTTTGAAGTGGGAAATTGAAAAGAAAATAGACTTTGGTTTCGACATGGGATTATTGGACGGAAGAATAGATTTATCCGTTGACTACTTTTCCAATCGCCGTAGCGATATTCTGATACAACGTCAGACAATTCCTTCTATGAGTGGGCTACGCCAAGGACCAACACAAAACTTCGGTATTGTAACGAACAAAGGCGTTGATGGCAATATTACTTTCAAAGAACACGCAGGTAAGCTGAACATGACGTTAAGAGGCAATTTCACCTATGCGAAAAATAAAATTATTGAATGTGATGAGATATTACATCCCTTAGCTTATCAGGATTATACGGGACAACGCATAGGAACTCCTTATGTCTACGTAGCAGAAAGGCTGTATACGCCGGACGATTTTAATATCACCACCAATCAGGTAACAGGCGCACAGAGCTATACACTAAAATCGGATTTGCCTAACCCCGGAGCACAAGTAGCCCCAGGCGATATCAAATATGCCGACCTCAATCATGATAACCAGATCAATGCTGACGACCAGACCTACCACAACGGGTTCACTTCTCAGGATCCCAAAATCGTATATGGTATCGCTCTTGATTTGGAATACAAAGGATTCTTTGCAGGAGTATTCTTTCAAGGGGCAGGAGGCGCTTCTGTTAACTTGATGGCCAAAGCCTCCAACTTCATGCCGTTCAACCAAGGCAAGGATGCATCTTCTGCCCGTACAGAAGCAATGAGTCGTTGGACCGCATCCGACCCTTATAATCAGAACGTGCTTTATCCACGTATGCACTCTTCGTTATTTTCCTACAACCTGTATAACAGTACATGGTGGTATCGCGATGCAAGCTTTGTACGCTTGAAAAACATCGAGTTCGGTTACCAATTCAACAAAAAACAATTGAGTGCAGTGAAATTGCAAAACGTGCGTCTTTATGTACAAGGGACTAACCTGATCACTTGGGACAGTGTAAAAT